A stretch of DNA from Lysinibacillus sp. B2A1:
ACGAGGGATTAATATTTGTTCAAAAGATAGGATTTTAGTTTGATCTTTGGGATTTACTTTATAACAAACAGGTCCTAACTGCATCGTCATAATCGGATGCAACCCATCTTTTCGCATAGGGGTAGCAGTCAATCCAACAATGTACTTGGCATTCGCCTTCTTTAGTACTTGCTCAAAACTGAACGCTGCAATGTGATGACATTCATCGACGATAATCTGACCGTATTGTGTGATTAGTTCTTTTACTTCTCCTTTATAATTTAGACTTTGCATGGTTGCAATATCAATGATACCGGTTTGCTTATTTTTGCCACCGCCAATTTGACCAATTTGTTTTTCTTCAAGATTCAGAAATGTTGATAAACTTTTTTTCCATTGATCGATAAGTTGGTTTCGATGAACAATAATTAAGGTATTTGTCTGTCTTTTTGCAATTACCGCTGTAGCTACTACAGTTTTTCCAAATCCAGTTGTGGCAGATAATATACCAATTGGTTTTTCTAATAAATTTGCCACTGCTTGTTTTTGTTTTTCTCTTAAATTACCTTCAAATTTTAATGATATTTTGGTTCCTGAATTTGTACCATCTACAAAATCATAATTCATAGAGAAATCATTTAATAGGTTTAGCATATCTTCTTTGCATCCACGTGGCAGTATTAAATGCTCCTCTGTATGATCATAGCATGTAATATTCCTTGGTATATTATGAGTCGATAAACGTTTTGCTTGGGCTTTGTAAAATTGAGGATTTTTGAAAGTTACTAGTTGCATAAGTTTATGAATGAGAGACGAAGAAAGACCTTCTTTTTGGACATATAAACCGTTTTTTTCAATCACTGTAACGTTAGTTGAGAGCTGAATTTTATTATTATTTTTTAATGGTTGTCCGTTTTCTTTTATAGACATAGAAGCATTATTGTTTTGATGATATGTTTTAATAATTTTGTTAATTTCCTCTATCTTCATTTTTCGTATTTGCTGCAAATAGTGCCATTGATCAGGATAAGGAATAAAATGCTCATCGACAAAAACACTATTTCCATTCTTCCTTGGACTATTCTGTAGAGGCAGTGCAATTAAATTTCCAAAACCTCCTTTCGGCAATGTATCTTGATTTGGAAATAAACGGTCATATGAATCCATGCCCACTTCATAACGTTTTGAAAGTGTGTTTGATAATAAAACATTTCCAAGTTTACGAGCTAAGGAAGCGGGGACAACTTGATTAAAAAAAATCCACACGTGGCATCCATTTCCTGAACGAGAGCGCTCAATACTTGCTGGGACACTTAATTCATTACATGTTTCTATAAATGATTGAACGTCTTTTGTCCAGTTTTTCTTATCAAAATCAACGGCTAAAAACCAAGTCGTTTCATCTTGTAAAAGGGGATAGAGCCCAATAGTGTGTTTACCAGAAAGATGGTCATAAATTACTTGATCTGTTAAAGGGAGTAATTTTCGATACTGACAATTTGCGCATCTTATTATTGGTTTCTGACATAAAGTTGGATGCCATTCATTTTCACACGCGGGCATATAGCCAGATTTTCCATTTTTAGCTTCCCATCTTACTGCATATATATCTGGCCTCCCTTTAAAGAGATTCCGATATATATTAATTCTTTCCTGTATCTTTTGTTCCCTAGTAATAGCAACTTTTTTTGTTTCTTGAAATTGGGAGATCGTATCAAGGTTGATATTATTATATTTCAGTAGTTCTTTTAATTTTTTATTTTCCAGCCTCAGTCGTTCCCATTCTTGTAATGCTAGTTGAAGTTGTTCCTCAAGTTTTTCCACTTTTACCACCACAACTTCCATCTATAAATTTTAGCAACTTTGAATAATACCACAATAAAATATGAAAGGAAAAATCCATGGTTGTATCCAAACAGAGTCACATAATAGCCAGATGCCATCTCCATTTATCCTGTACCTATTATAATCATGTCATACACCATATCAATTGCTATTTTTTCGCTTTAGTATAACAAAATATTAGGAAAAGGGAAGGAAATTCAAAAATATTTTAAATATGAAAATGCACAATCTCCTAAAGGAATAGGAGTATTGTGCATTTGAGTTTATTTCACATTAGGTAATAATTTATTCAACAAGATGGCTACTATAGCAGCAGAAGCGATAGGTGAACCGAATAAGTATTGAACGGTAGTTGGTAAAGAATAAAGGAAATCGTCAGGTAGTAACGTTAATGCTAATGTTAAAATGACAGGAACAGCAATTACATACATTTCCTTTTCACCAATACTTTCATTTTTCATTACCTGTAAACCACTAATAGCAATAATACCACAGACGATTACAAAGATACCGCCAATTACTGCTGAAGGAATTGCAGAAATTAGAGCAGCTAATTTACCAGAAAAACCAAATAAGATAAACCAAGCACCAGCAGCAATAAATACTCGACGACTTGCTATACCTGTGATGGAAATAACACCTGCATTTGTTGAGTATCCAGTAACAGGAGTTGAACCAAGCAATGAAGCCACGAAACATCCAATTCCTTCCCCAATAACTCCTCGATTAATTTGTTTATCTGTCAATGGTTTATCGATAACATTACTCACGGCAAACCAAGTACCTGTTGTCTCTGCCAGTAAGACGATATAAATAATCACCATTGTTATAATGGCTGAAAAATTAAAGGTGAAGCCGAAATCTGCAAATGGAATTTGTGGCAAACTAAACCATTTGGCTTGTGAAACTGCTGATAAATCTAAGACACCCATTACATTGGCTGCAATACAACCCACAATTAAAGCAATGATAACTGAGGCGATACGAAAGATTCGCCCTTTTTTATTGAAAATTGAGCCTAACATTACACAAATGATTAAGACAGCAGCTGAGATAAGCGCTAAATTGATGTTTTGGTTAATCGACGCACCTGCACCATTAAAGATATTATCACTTAAACCAACAGGCATTAAAGAAAGACCAACCACAAAGATAATCGTTCCTCCAACGATTGGAGGGATAAAAGTTTTAACGATTTTATTGAAAATCCCAGTATAGCCTAAAATAATAACCAAAAGTGCACCGATTAAGCTAGCCCCTAGCACAGTATTCCAGCCAAGCTGTCCGCTGCCACTTGCTGCATAAATCCCAACGATTGCTCCAAGAGGGACATAGGATGGACCTTGCGCAATAGGTAGCTTCATACAAAAATGAGTTTGGATAATTGTTGCAATCCCTGCTGCGATAAAGGTTGATTGGATCAATGCACTTGCTTGTCCTGACTGTAACCCAATTAACATCGCAATTAGAAAGGGAACTACATAAACGTCCATAGCCATGACATGCTGTAAACCTAGTAAGGCTGACTGACCGTATGACACTTTTTCATCAGGTAAAACAGTTAATTGTGTTTTTCTATTTTCGTTTAATTGATTATGTTGCGTTTCCACTAAGATGTACACCTCTAAATGTTAATTTATACTGTTAAATGACAGAGTCAGAAATTATGCTCTTGTGTGAACTTTATTTCCTTGTACCCAAACCTCACGGATATTTTCGGGGCGTACAAGATACATGATTTTTTGGAAAATATCCTGTAAATCTTCGTTGTTTCTAAAAATAGGAAGTTTGGCAGAAGATACTTTCGTATCAATGATTTGTACATCCCATGTGTAGTTTTCCTGTAGTCGACCGATTGGTAAGCTTAAGCTTTCGCCACCACCAGCAGTAGCTAAATAAAATGCTTCATTTATCGTAATACGTGAATTTGATACCCCTCGTTTTTCGGCAGGAAGTGAGGTATCTACACCGTCTTCTAGCATTCTAGATGACATAACTGCCTGTCTTGCATTATCGAATAGACTTGGAGAATAACCACCTGAAAGATCTGAGCCTAATCCAATATCTACACCCATTGAATGGAAGCGGGCAATAGGAATAACACTATTTGCAAAGAAAGCATTGGAGATAGGGCAATGACCAATTGCAGTGCCCGTTTCAGCGAAAAGCTGTGCGTCATCATTGCTTAAAAAATTACAATGTGCCATCACAGATTTATCGCCTAATAAACCAAAATCCTGTAAGGCAAAGGCATCATTTTTCTTAAATCTTTCCTTTACATAGCCATGCTCCCAATCGCTTTCACTACAGTGTGATTGAATATGTGTATCATACTTAGCTGCTAATTCACCCAAGCCCTTTAAGGCATCGTCTGTACAGCTAGGAATAAAGCGTGGTGTAACGACTGGATAAACACCCTGTTTTGTCGTTTTTGCTAGATCTTTCACAGCTAAGATAAACTCTTCTGTATCCTTTAATGCTGTTTGTGTATCTAGATCGCGGTAGTAGTCAGGATTCTGTTCAGAATCATCCATAACAACTTTTCCAACTAAGCCACGTTGCCCTTTTTTCGCACAGATTTTTGCTAATAGCAAGCTTGCTTCCTTATGAACAGTAGCAAAATAGAGAGAGGTAGTTGTACCATTTGCAAGCAGCGTGCTTACTAAATCTTCATAGACCTCTTGTGCAAACGCTAAATCAGAGAATTTGGATTCGATTGGAAAGGTATATGTGTTTAGCCAATCATAAAGTGGAATATCTAATGCAGTACCAGCCTGTGCCCACTGTGGTGCATGTACATGCAAATCGACAAAGCCTGGTAAGAAGTATTGACCTTCCTCCAAGGAATGAAAATTTTCTTTGCCTTGGTATGTAGTAAGGAGATTTTGATAGTCGACATGATCGGGAGCTACAGTTTTTTCAATTATACCTTCTGCGTTTATAAAGAATAGATAATCTTTTAAAATTTGTACTTCACTAGAAGACTTACTTGAAAAAGCTGTCCCTTTGAAAATTTGCGTATAATTTAACATGAAAACCACCTTAATGTTCGTTTATTGATAATTACTTGGACTATTATAGGTTATTCAAACTGTTTAGTCTATAAAAAAACGAATATTAGCCATCGTTACTAGAATGACTGCTACTATTTTTTTACAGCTTTGACAAGCATTAAAAAATAATTAGAGGATTAGTCATAATTTCATGGGCAGCTATTAACGGTATAGGGTCTGACTTTAGTAAAATAAGCAAAACAAGGCTTTTGTGAATGTTTGTCGAATAATATCCATAGAAGAGACAGCATAAGGAGGAGGATGTAGATGTTGGTGAAAGGGCATAATTTTAAATTATCAGTACTTTATTGGCTATTATTCATACCGATTTTTTTAGGAAGAAGTTATAAGGCATTATTTTTTGACTGGCAAATACAAAAATATTATTTTAATGAGCTTGAAGATTTTGGTCGTTATGTCCTTGTGTTAGCAATTAGTTTTATAGAAGCATTTATCTATGTATTAATTATTCGATTCATTGTTTTTTTGTTTCAGAAACAGCCTCATCTTAATAAATGAATCGTATTTGAGAATAAAATCTCAAATACGATTAATAGAGTCATTAATGATATCCATAAACGTATGAAAGGCGGAAGAGTTATTTTGTTCGTTTTTTCGTGTACAAAGATAGATGGGTCTTTGAATCTCCATATCCTTTATAAAGACTCTAGCTATTTGCTGCCTTTGAATAAAGCTTGAAGCTGCTATGGAAGGTGCTAACATGGTACCGTAGCCAGCTGCAATGGCATGGATTGATTCATTAATGCCATCGAGTTGCAGACCTACTCTTGGAGGCGGAATTTTATGAACCTTACATAGTGCATTTAAAAATTCCTTTGTTGAGCTACCGTCTTCTCTAGAAACAAAGGGCTGCTGCATTAGTTCTGCTAATGTCACAGTTTGATCTGCCATCGGGTGACCGTAAGGCACGATAAACCAATAATCTAAGTTTATAAGAAATTGATAATTAATATCTGGATGATGTCCGTCCTCTTTTACGATAAAGGCTAAATCTGCTTTATAGTGAAGCAATTCTTCAATAACCTGCTGGGAGTTAGCGGTTTTTATATGGATATAAGAGTTTGGGAAGGCTTGTTTATAGTTAGCTAACCATTTTGGTAATAAAAAATGGGATGGAACATGTGTAGAAGCAATTTGTAATTCCTCATTCCCAGTATTTTTTAATTGCTCTAACTTATTTTCAATATCCATTTCTAAATCAAATAGCCGCTGTGCCTGTTTAAATAAGAATTCTCCATTTTGTGTTAATGTTATTCCTCTTCCTTTAGATTCCAATAAGGTTAATTCTAAATCTTTTTCTAAATTGCGAATTTGTATAGTAACGGCAGGCTGGCTAATCATTAGTGCTTGTGCTGCCTTAGAAACACTTTTAAGCTCGGCTACTTTTGTGAAGAGTCTAAGAGCATGTAAATTCATGAAATTTCTCCTTATATAAAAATTATTTATCCTTTTATATAAATTATATATTAGATTTATTAATTTACACTCTGTATCCTTTTAATTACTATAAAGTTTTAGGGGAGGGGACAAGATGAATCGACAGCATATCGGAATTTTATTTGGAGGGGTACTATTGCTTGTAGTGGCGATGGGCATTAGCCGATTTGCCTTTACACCAATTTTGCCATTTATGCGTCATGATGTCGGATTTTCTTTTGAAGTTGCAGGATTTTTGGCATCAAGTAATTATATTGGCTATTTTATTGGAGCATTATGGGCAGGATTTATACATCGCAATAGAAAGAACTTTTTATTATTAAGTGTTGTTTTAAATGTACTTTCCGTTGTACTTATGGGGATCATTGGAGTATACAGTGTGTGGCTAGTGCTTCGTTTGATTGCTGGCATTACAGGAGGACTCATTTTTGTTTTAACATCAAGCATTATTATGGATTACTTAGCAAAGCGCTCACTTTCTCGTTGGTCAGGCTATTTATTCGGCGGAATTGGCTTAGGAATTGCTATCTCAGGCTTATTCGTACCAGTTCTTGAGGAACAATTTGCATGGCAGGGTACATGGATAGGCTTAGGGATTTTATCAGCGCTTTTCTTAGGGATTACGTATATTCTTTGGAGAGGATTAGATGTACAAGATAGCAAGAAGGCTGCCAAATCCTCCGATACAAAAATGACAAAGGGTTTTATGCCGTGG
This window harbors:
- a CDS encoding restriction endonuclease subunit R, with protein sequence MEVVVVKVEKLEEQLQLALQEWERLRLENKKLKELLKYNNINLDTISQFQETKKVAITREQKIQERINIYRNLFKGRPDIYAVRWEAKNGKSGYMPACENEWHPTLCQKPIIRCANCQYRKLLPLTDQVIYDHLSGKHTIGLYPLLQDETTWFLAVDFDKKNWTKDVQSFIETCNELSVPASIERSRSGNGCHVWIFFNQVVPASLARKLGNVLLSNTLSKRYEVGMDSYDRLFPNQDTLPKGGFGNLIALPLQNSPRKNGNSVFVDEHFIPYPDQWHYLQQIRKMKIEEINKIIKTYHQNNNASMSIKENGQPLKNNNKIQLSTNVTVIEKNGLYVQKEGLSSSLIHKLMQLVTFKNPQFYKAQAKRLSTHNIPRNITCYDHTEEHLILPRGCKEDMLNLLNDFSMNYDFVDGTNSGTKISLKFEGNLREKQKQAVANLLEKPIGILSATTGFGKTVVATAVIAKRQTNTLIIVHRNQLIDQWKKSLSTFLNLEEKQIGQIGGGKNKQTGIIDIATMQSLNYKGEVKELITQYGQIIVDECHHIAAFSFEQVLKKANAKYIVGLTATPMRKDGLHPIMTMQLGPVCYKVNPKDQTKILSFEQILIPRYTKFKSNSKDIQTLYTELTKDNNRNQMIFDDVLKELENGSVPIILTERVEHAFYLESKFKGFVKNVITLTGKLSKKEVKENLKILDMLAENEERLIIATGKYIGEGFDYARLDSLFLVMPFSWKGTLQQYVGRLHRQHDSKLKVKVYDYVDYQQQMFKVMFEKRLKGYRSLGYKLLENKSSKQMKLF
- a CDS encoding MFS transporter, with product MNRQHIGILFGGVLLLVVAMGISRFAFTPILPFMRHDVGFSFEVAGFLASSNYIGYFIGALWAGFIHRNRKNFLLLSVVLNVLSVVLMGIIGVYSVWLVLRLIAGITGGLIFVLTSSIIMDYLAKRSLSRWSGYLFGGIGLGIAISGLFVPVLEEQFAWQGTWIGLGILSALFLGITYILWRGLDVQDSKKAAKSSDTKMTKGFMPWLIVSYGLEGLGYIITGTFLVDIIHNIPSLQAYSSYSWVIVGVAAIPSAPVWTVLLEKFSAIKILFVAYILQVFGILLPVFSQTVWSVLLSSFLFGLTFVGIVTLTTSYARQLFPTQSGPVVSLLTTFYAFGQIIGPIIAGQLVEVYSSYKAALVFAGGIVFLALLVMLCGRLLTMKQQATLENILAIKTQSNS
- a CDS encoding LysR family transcriptional regulator, whose product is MNLHALRLFTKVAELKSVSKAAQALMISQPAVTIQIRNLEKDLELTLLESKGRGITLTQNGEFLFKQAQRLFDLEMDIENKLEQLKNTGNEELQIASTHVPSHFLLPKWLANYKQAFPNSYIHIKTANSQQVIEELLHYKADLAFIVKEDGHHPDINYQFLINLDYWFIVPYGHPMADQTVTLAELMQQPFVSREDGSSTKEFLNALCKVHKIPPPRVGLQLDGINESIHAIAAGYGTMLAPSIAASSFIQRQQIARVFIKDMEIQRPIYLCTRKNEQNNSSAFHTFMDIINDSINRI
- a CDS encoding xanthine/uracil permease, with the protein product METQHNQLNENRKTQLTVLPDEKVSYGQSALLGLQHVMAMDVYVVPFLIAMLIGLQSGQASALIQSTFIAAGIATIIQTHFCMKLPIAQGPSYVPLGAIVGIYAASGSGQLGWNTVLGASLIGALLVIILGYTGIFNKIVKTFIPPIVGGTIIFVVGLSLMPVGLSDNIFNGAGASINQNINLALISAAVLIICVMLGSIFNKKGRIFRIASVIIALIVGCIAANVMGVLDLSAVSQAKWFSLPQIPFADFGFTFNFSAIITMVIIYIVLLAETTGTWFAVSNVIDKPLTDKQINRGVIGEGIGCFVASLLGSTPVTGYSTNAGVISITGIASRRVFIAAGAWFILFGFSGKLAALISAIPSAVIGGIFVIVCGIIAISGLQVMKNESIGEKEMYVIAVPVILTLALTLLPDDFLYSLPTTVQYLFGSPIASAAIVAILLNKLLPNVK
- the guaD gene encoding guanine deaminase, whose product is MLNYTQIFKGTAFSSKSSSEVQILKDYLFFINAEGIIEKTVAPDHVDYQNLLTTYQGKENFHSLEEGQYFLPGFVDLHVHAPQWAQAGTALDIPLYDWLNTYTFPIESKFSDLAFAQEVYEDLVSTLLANGTTTSLYFATVHKEASLLLAKICAKKGQRGLVGKVVMDDSEQNPDYYRDLDTQTALKDTEEFILAVKDLAKTTKQGVYPVVTPRFIPSCTDDALKGLGELAAKYDTHIQSHCSESDWEHGYVKERFKKNDAFALQDFGLLGDKSVMAHCNFLSNDDAQLFAETGTAIGHCPISNAFFANSVIPIARFHSMGVDIGLGSDLSGGYSPSLFDNARQAVMSSRMLEDGVDTSLPAEKRGVSNSRITINEAFYLATAGGGESLSLPIGRLQENYTWDVQIIDTKVSSAKLPIFRNNEDLQDIFQKIMYLVRPENIREVWVQGNKVHTRA